The Corylus avellana chromosome ca8, CavTom2PMs-1.0 genome has a segment encoding these proteins:
- the LOC132189044 gene encoding protein LYK5-like yields MRMKMFQFYCFFSLLLLALSVSLEAQQIYVNNKQLDCYNDLNFTDGYACNGVQTSCQAYLTFRSNPPYNSPATIGLLLGSEPNLVAEANNMSSFDTIPADTQILIPINNCSCSGPFYQHNTSYKLSSKSETYFLVANDTYQGLTTCQALMAQNPYGDRNLTVGLNLEVPLRCACPTRNQIAAEVKYLLTYMITWNDDISSIAQLFGVDKQSVLDANELTEQTIIFPFTPILVPLKTKPALIQKPVSPSPTPPPPPTTTINTGSRNNNKRWVFVGVAVGASALLVLSAFLLWFFCRRRGRHSHKEAPKPIPPALSLPTNKPSPSHSQNSWTFSTQEVRYAVESLTLYKFDDLQKATGFFGEANRIKGSVYRGSFMGDDAAVKVMKGDVSSEINLLKRINHSNIIRLSGFCVHGGNTYLVYEYTENGSLTDWLGNKYPGSSPLAWKQRVQVAYDVADALNYLHNYTNPPYIHKNLKTSNILLDSSFRAKISNFGLARTLENQEDGFQLTRHVVGTQGYMAPEYIENGVITPKLDVFAFGVVMLELLSGREATAADKHGGDDEEDLLYPSIRPVLEGNNVREKLRRFVDPSLRHEYPLDLAFSMAQLAKSCVAHDLNSRPAMPEVLMTLSKILSSSLDWDPSDELERSRSVGHTNGR; encoded by the coding sequence ATGAGAATGAAGATGTTTCAATTCTACTGCTTTTTCTCCCTGCTCTTGTTGGCTCTCTCAGTCTCACTTGAAGCCCAACAAATTTATGTCAATAACAAGCAGCTCGACTGCTACAACGACCTCAACTTCACCGATGGGTATGCCTGCAACGGCGTCCAAACCTCCTGCCAAGCCTACCTCACCTTCAGATCCAATCCTCCTTACAATTCTCCGGCAACCATCGGCTTGCTCTTGGGCTCCGAACCGAACCTTGTTGCCGAAGCCAACAACATGTCCAGCTTCGACACCATTCCGGCAGACACCCAGATCCTCATCCCGATCAATAATTGTTCATGTTCCGGTCCTTTCTACCAGCACAATACCTCCTACAAGTTGAGCAGCAAGTCCGAGACTTATTTCCTCGTCGCCAACGACACCTACCAGGGCCTCACCACCTGCCAGGCCTTGATGGCTCAGAACCCTTACGGTGACCGCAATCTGACGGTGGGGCTCAATCTGGAGGTGCCCCTCAGGTGTGCTTGCCCGACTCGAAACCAGATAGCTGCTGAAGTCAAGTACTTGCTCACATATATGATCACCTGGAATGACGACATTTCTTCTATTGCCCAACTATTCGGCGTGGACAAGCAGAGCGTACTCGACGCAAACGAGCTGACCGAACAAACTATCATATTCCCTTTCACCCCCATTCTGGTTCCCCTTAAGACCAAGCCCGCTCTAATTCAGAAACCAGTTTCTCCGTCTCCAACGCCTCCTCCACcacccaccaccaccatcaaCACTGGCTCCAGGAACAACAACAAAAGGTGGGTATTCGTGGGTGTTGCCGTCGGAGCTTCTGCTTTGCTTGTTCTCTCCGCTTTTCTGCTTTGGTTCTTCTGTCGCCGCCGCGGCCGCCACTCTCACAAGGAGGCACCCAAGCCAATCCCACCAGCTTTGTCCCTACCGACCAACAAGCCCTCACCTTCGCATTCCCAAAATTCCTGGACTTTTTCTACCCAAGAGGTTCGTTATGCCGTGGAATCCTTGACCCTATACAAGTTTGATGACTTGCAGAAGGCTACTGGGTTCTTCGGGGAGGCCAACAGAATTAAAGGGTCAGTCTACCGGGGATCCTTTATGGGTGATGATGCCGCTGTTAAGGTCATGAAAGGGGATGTCTCCAGCGAGATCAACTTGTTGAAGCGGATCAACCACAGCAACATCATCAGGCTCTCTGGTTTCTGCGTACACGGTGGGAACACCTATCTCGTTTACGAGTACACAGAGAATGGGTCTCTCACCGATTGGCTTGGCAACAAGTATCCAGGCTCTTCCCCACTGGCATGGAAGCAGAGAGTTCAGGTTGCCTATGATGTGGCCGATGCCCTCAACTACCTCCACAACTATACCAACCCTCCCTACATCCACAAGAACTTGAAGACCAGTAACATCCTTTTGGATTCCAGCTTTAGAGCCAAGATTTCCAACTTCGGGTTGGCAAGAACACTGGAGAATCAAGAGGATGGATTCCAACTCACCAGACATGTTGTTGGCACTCAGGGTTATATGGCCCCCGAGTACATCGAGAATGGAGTGATTACTCCTAAACTAGATGTGTTTGCATTTGGGGTTGTCATGTTGGAGCTCTTATCCGGAAGAGAAGCAACTGCTGCTGACAAGCATGGAGGAGATGATGAGGAGGACTTGCTGTATCCATCCATAAGACCGGTGCTTGAAGGAAACAATGTCAGAGAGAAACTGCGACGCTTCGTTGATCCTTCTCTCAGGCACGAGTACCCTCTGGATTTAGCCTTTTCCATGGCCCAGCTAGCTAAAAGCTGTGTTGCTCATGATCTAAACTCTCGCCCAGCAATGCCAGAAGTTTTAATGACTCTGTCCAAGATTCTTTCCTCCTCATTGGACTGGGATCCATCTGATGAGCTTGAACGTTCCAGATCAGTTGGTCATACTAATGGCAGATAG
- the LOC132189045 gene encoding protein LYK5-like encodes MKMCEKLYCIWAVLLVVLLLEPDITNTVQGQQIYLNNKQLDCYNDRNFTDGYACNGVQTSCQAFLTFRSIPPFNSPSSIGFLLGSKPTLIADANNMSNFDTIPADTQVIIPINNCTCSGPYYQYNASYRLSSESDTYFTVANDTYQGLTTCQALMAQNPYADVNLTVGLNLEVPLRCACPTSKQTAAGVNFLLTYMPTEDDDTSTIADRFGVEEQSIWDANELSEESITFPFTPILVPLKTKLKPSQIHPPQPLSPPPAPSPQSTITLKPGSGKSNKRWVFVGVAVGATALLVLSAFLLCFFCRRRHSQNKAPNPLRPLSPPPTKKENYSWSQGVRYAVESLTLYKFEDLQKATGFFSEANRIKGSVYRGSFMGDDSAVKVLKGDVSSEINMLKMINHTNIIRLSGFCVHGGNTYLVYEHAENGSLTDWLHRHDNKSSPLAWKQRVQIAYDVADALNYLHNHTNPPYIHKNLKTSNILLDSSFRAKISNFGLARTLENQEDGFQLTRHVVGTHGYMAPEYMEDGVITPKLDVFAFGVVILELLSGREAINDKHGGDHEEDLLSASIRRVLEGDNVREKLRGFVDPSLRHEYPLDIAFSMAQLAKNCVAHHLNSRPAMPEVFMTLSKIHSSSLNWDPSDDLKRSGSLGHTHGR; translated from the coding sequence ATGAAAATGTGTGAAAAACTGTACTGCATTTGGGCCGTGTTGTTGGTTGTGTTGCTGCTCGAACCCGATATCACAAACACAGTTCAAGGTCAACAAATTTACTTGAACAACAAACAGCTCGACTGCTATAACGATCGCAACTTCACGGATGGGTATGCGTGCAACGGCGTCCAAACTTCCTGCCAAGCATTCCTCACCTTCCGATCCATTCCTCCTTTCAATTCTCCCTCATCCATCGGCTTCCTCTTGGGTTCCAAACCCACCCTCATTGCCGACGCCAACAACATGTCCAACTTCGACACCATCCCCGCAGACACCCAGGTCATCATCCCGATCAACAATTGCACATGTTCCGGTCCTTACTACCAGTACAACGCCTCCTACAGGCTCAGCAGTGAATCTGACACCTACTTCACCGTCGCCAACGACACCTACCAGGGGCTCACCACCTGCCAGGCCCTGATGGCTCAGAACCCTTACGCTGACGTCAATCTCACGGTGGGCCTCAATCTGGAGGTGCCCCTCAGGTGTGCCTGCCCGACTTCCAAACAGACGGCGGCTGGGGTCAACTTCTTGCTAACTTATATGCCCACCGAGGACGACGACACTTCCACTATTGCGGATCGATTCGGTGTAGAGGAGCAGAGCATTTGGGACGCAAACGAGCTGTCTGAGGAAAGCATTACATTCCCTTTCACACCCATTCTAGTTCCCCTTAAGACCAAGCTTAAGCCCTCTCAAATTCACCCACCGCAACCGCTCTCTCCGCCTCCAGCACCGTCTCCCCAATCAACCATTACCCTCAAACCCGGCTCTGGGAAATCCAACAAACGCTGGGTATTCGTGGGTGTTGCGGTCGGAGCTACTGCTTTGCTTGTCCTCTCCGCTTTTCTGCTTTGCTTCTTCTGTCGTCGCCGCCACTCTCAAAACAAGGCACCCAACCCACTCCGACCTCTGTCCCCACCACCCACCAAGAAGGAAAATTATTCCTGGTCTCAAGGGGTTCGTTATGCCGTGGAATCCTTGACCCTATACAAGTTTGAAGACTTACAGAAGGCTACCGGGTTCTTTTCGGAGGCCAACAGAATTAAAGGCTCAGTCTACAGGGGATCCTTTATGGGTGATGATTCAGCTGTTAAGGTCTTGAAAGGGGACGTCTCCAGCGAGATCAACATGTTGAAGATGATCAACCACACCAACATCATCAGGCTCTCTGGTTTCTGCGTACACGGGGGGAACACCTACCTCGTTTACGAGCACGCAGAGAATGGGTCTCTCACCGATTGGCTTCACCGTCACGACAACAAGTCTTCCCCACTGGCGTGGAAGCAGAGAGTTCAGATTGCCTATGATGTGGCCGATGCCCTCAACTACCTTCACAACCATACCAACCCTCCCTACATCCACAAGAACTTGAAGACCAGTAACATTCTTTTGGATTCCAGCTTCAGAGCCAAGATTTCCAATTTCGGTTTGGCAAGAACGCTGGAGAATCAAGAGGATGGATTCCAACTCACCAGACACGTGGTTGGCACTCATGGTTACATGGCCCCCGAGTACATGGAGGATGGAGTGATTACTCCAAAGCTAGATGTGTTCGCTTTTGGGGTTGTCATATTGGAACTCTTATCCGGAAGAGAAGCCATTAATGACAAGCATGGAGGAGATCATGAGGAGGATTTGCTGTCTGCATCCATAAGACGGGTGCTTGAAGGAGACAATGTGAGAGAGAAACTGCGAGGCTTCGTTGATCCTTCTCTTAGACATGAGTACCCTCTGGACATAGCCTTCTCCATGGCCCAGCTAGCTAAAAACTGCGTTGCTCATCACCTAAACTCTCGTCCAGCAATGCCAGAAGTTTTCATGACTCTGTCCAAGATTCATTCCTCTTCGTTAAACTGGGATCCATCTGACGACCTTAAACGTTCCGGCTCACTTGGTCATACGCATGGCAGatag